A genomic region of Desulfobacterales bacterium contains the following coding sequences:
- a CDS encoding hydrogenase maturation nickel metallochaperone HypA, which produces MHEMGIALQIMEIARSSLPTGSEDVRIEKVNLKIGKLAAVVPSSLRFCFEVVSKDTPFAGSTLDIKEVPVVVKCRSCRNEWTVIGPDFRCKTCPDGEVDIVTGREIEIISLEVAE; this is translated from the coding sequence ATGCACGAAATGGGAATCGCACTGCAGATCATGGAAATCGCCAGGAGTTCGCTGCCGACCGGAAGCGAGGATGTCCGGATTGAAAAAGTGAACCTGAAGATCGGCAAGCTGGCTGCGGTGGTTCCTTCAAGCCTGCGGTTTTGTTTCGAAGTGGTCTCAAAGGACACGCCTTTTGCCGGGTCAACCCTTGATATCAAAGAGGTTCCGGTGGTTGTAAAATGTCGCAGCTGCCGGAATGAATGGACCGTTATTGGGCCGGATTTTAGATGCAAAACGTGTCCAGACGGCGAGGTGGACATTGTGACCGGCCGGGAGATCGAGATCATATCTTTGGAAGTAGCGGAATAA